The Scyliorhinus canicula chromosome 20, sScyCan1.1, whole genome shotgun sequence genome has a window encoding:
- the LOC119954807 gene encoding translation initiation factor IF-2-like yields MEDSSHRPKHDDGATPTAQPPHDPLRTNSLIESYYYIRKQITISEETKDVRTEQESTIEPDALAAPEVERVPELDASPESLSGEDAAGQVEPDRGMPDTPSTMAKGGSIPSSLPSPPHGPTATMLDAEKQAVAATGRGAQPAAPHLPKPTQYSPETMSRPRPSPPQRNTPRRPGGSPALNRRAPAVRMPATEDLKDRRPFRTETGQEAAGRSHSGGSAFLGLASGRADGGAPEILAWLAERPGLSEVPPPRAAEPTPARPRRLTIGALRTCPPATPQPSPTRDRVRAPTNHPRLADP; encoded by the coding sequence GATTCAAGTCATCGTCCTAAACATGACGATGGTGCGACGCCCACCGCCCAGCCCCCTCACGATCCCCTGAGGACCAATTCGCTCATCGAAAGTTACTATTACATTCGGAAGCAGATCACGATCAGCGAGGAGACGAAGGATGTCAGGACGGAACAAGAATCGACCATCGAGCCCGACGCCCTGGCCGCCCCTGAAGTCGAGCGGGTGCCGGAGTTGGATGCGTCGCCGGAGTCCCTGAGCGGCGAAGATGCAGCCGGACaggtggaacctgacaggggGATGCCGGATACCCCTTCCACCATGGCCAAGGGGGggtccatcccttcctcgctgcCCTCCCCACCTCATGGGCCCACTGCCACCatgttggacgcggagaagcaGGCGGTGGCAGCCACGGGGCGAGGAGCACAACCAGCCGCCCCACATCTACCAAAACCTACCCAGTACAGCCCCGAGACCATGTCCCGACCCCGGCCCAGCCCGCCACAGAGGAACACGCCACGCAGGCCGGGTGGATCCCCGGCCCTGAACCGCAGGGCACCGGCCGTGCGCATGCCGGCGACCGAAGACCTCAAGGATCGCCGCCCCTTCCGGACCGAGACAGGACAAGAAGCTGCGGGAAGATCCCACTCGGGAGGATCCGCTTTCCTTGGACTGGCCAGCGGCCGGGCGGACGGAGGGGCTCCCGAAATCCTCGCCTGGCTGGCGGAACGGCCGGGACTGAGCGAGGTGCCCCCGCCGCGGGCCGCCGAGCCCACGCCGGCCCGGCCGAGGCGGCTGACCATCGGCGCTCTGCGGACCTGCCCGCCCGCCactccccagccctcgccgacgCGCGACCGCGTCCGCGCGCCGACGAACCATCCAAGGCTGGCTGATCCCTGA